The Cucumis melo cultivar AY chromosome 5, USDA_Cmelo_AY_1.0, whole genome shotgun sequence genome has a segment encoding these proteins:
- the LOC103485761 gene encoding vacuolar protein sorting-associated protein 9A-like isoform X2, translating into MEGAFRAHPLWSGCSEEELESAGEGLEKYVMTKLFSRVYASLADDVKIDEQLSEKMALIQQFIRPENLDIKPNFQNETSWLLAQKELLKINMHKAPRDKLVCLLSCCKVISNLLFNASIASNENPPGADEFLPVLIYVIIKANPPQLHSNLLYIQRYRGQSRLTGEAAYFFTNILSAESFISNIDAKALSMEEIEFEKNMESARALLSGLSSDVEAISNKNNLDEGVGHYSELVETSSQASVESQVRPKPTEGKPRTEAPHAKDQSTVMEVPSLSDLENKGATILLNDQTGGRQALRDYPYLFSQVGDLTFKDVEELLSQYKQLVFKYVSLSRGLGLTTELSSYSNSEMYSQHHHESFKEPEDVRDMTSNDESAGEGHRLIDGPDGTSLFGEENVGSGLDKVVLPQHEGNNEMSQS; encoded by the exons ATGGAGGGAGCTTTTAGAGCTCATCCACTTTGGTCTGGTTGCTCGGAAGAAGAGCTGGAAAGTGCTGGTGAG GGATTGGAGAAGTATGTCATGACAAAGTTATTTTCTCGTGTCTATGCTTCACTTGCAGATGATGTCAAAATAGACGAACAACTTTCTGAAAAAATGGCATTGATTCAACAGTTCATTAGGCCAGAAAATTTGGATATCAAACCAAATTTCCAAAATGAAACATCATGGTTG CTTGCTCAGAAGGAACTCCTGAAGATTAACATGCACAAAGCTCCAAGAGATAAGCTTGTGTGTCTTCTCAGTTGTTGTAAGGTCATCAGTAACTTGCTATTTAATGCTTCTATTGCTTCAAATGAGAATCCTCCGGGGGCTGATGAATTCCTTCCTGTCCTCATTTATGTTATTATAAAG GCAAACCCTCCACAACTGCACTCAAATTTATTGTATATACAACGATACAGGGGTCAATCCCGATTAACTGGAGAAgcagcatattttttcacaaataTACTCTCTGCCGAGTCATTTATCTCAAACATTGATGCAAAGGCCCTCTCAATGGAAGAAATTGAGTTTGAAAAAAACATGGAATCTGCTCGAGCACTCCTATCTGGGCTCTCTAGTGATGTTGAAGCTATTTCTAACAAAAATAACTTGGATGAAGGGGTAGGCCATTATTCAGAACTTGTAGAAACCAGTTCTCAAGCTTCTGTTGAATCTCAAGTTAGACCTAAACCCACTGAAGGGAAGCCTAGAACTGAGGCACCACATGCCAAAGATCAATCAACAGTAATGGAAGTTCCATCCCTCTCAGATTTGGAAAATAAGGGAGCGACTATTCTTTTAAACGATCAGACAGGAGGAAGGCAAGCATTGCGAGATTATCCATATTTGTTTTCCCAAGTTGGGGATCTTACATTTAAAGATGTAGAAGAGCTTCTTAGTCAATATAAAcaacttgttttcaagtatGTTTCCCTTTCTAGAGGGCTGGGTCTTACAACTGAGTTATCATCCTATTCAAATTCTGAAATGTATTCCCAACATCATCACGAGTCTTTCAAAGAACCTGAAGATGTTAGAGATATGACATCAAATGATGAGTCCGCTGGAGAGGGACATAGGTTAATTGATGGTCCAGATGGAACATCGCTGTTTGGAGAAGAAAATGTTGGATCGGGGTTAGACAAGGTAGTACTACCTCAACATGAAGGAAACAACGAAATGTCTCAATCCTAG
- the LOC103485761 gene encoding vacuolar protein sorting-associated protein 9A-like isoform X1 codes for MENTDVFLGLHDFLERMRQPSASDFVKSIKSFIVSFSNNAPDPERDSASVQEFFAKMEGAFRAHPLWSGCSEEELESAGEGLEKYVMTKLFSRVYASLADDVKIDEQLSEKMALIQQFIRPENLDIKPNFQNETSWLLAQKELLKINMHKAPRDKLVCLLSCCKVISNLLFNASIASNENPPGADEFLPVLIYVIIKANPPQLHSNLLYIQRYRGQSRLTGEAAYFFTNILSAESFISNIDAKALSMEEIEFEKNMESARALLSGLSSDVEAISNKNNLDEGVGHYSELVETSSQASVESQVRPKPTEGKPRTEAPHAKDQSTVMEVPSLSDLENKGATILLNDQTGGRQALRDYPYLFSQVGDLTFKDVEELLSQYKQLVFKYVSLSRGLGLTTELSSYSNSEMYSQHHHESFKEPEDVRDMTSNDESAGEGHRLIDGPDGTSLFGEENVGSGLDKVVLPQHEGNNEMSQS; via the exons ATGGAGAACACTGACGTGTTCTTGGGTCTGCACGATTTTCTTGAGCGCATGCGTCAACCATCTGCCTCAGATTTTGTCAAGTCCATTAAAAG CTTTATTGTGTCATTTTCGAATAATGCTCCCGATCCTGAAAGGGATAGTGCTTCTGTCCAAGAATTCTTTGCCAAAATGGAGGGAGCTTTTAGAGCTCATCCACTTTGGTCTGGTTGCTCGGAAGAAGAGCTGGAAAGTGCTGGTGAG GGATTGGAGAAGTATGTCATGACAAAGTTATTTTCTCGTGTCTATGCTTCACTTGCAGATGATGTCAAAATAGACGAACAACTTTCTGAAAAAATGGCATTGATTCAACAGTTCATTAGGCCAGAAAATTTGGATATCAAACCAAATTTCCAAAATGAAACATCATGGTTG CTTGCTCAGAAGGAACTCCTGAAGATTAACATGCACAAAGCTCCAAGAGATAAGCTTGTGTGTCTTCTCAGTTGTTGTAAGGTCATCAGTAACTTGCTATTTAATGCTTCTATTGCTTCAAATGAGAATCCTCCGGGGGCTGATGAATTCCTTCCTGTCCTCATTTATGTTATTATAAAG GCAAACCCTCCACAACTGCACTCAAATTTATTGTATATACAACGATACAGGGGTCAATCCCGATTAACTGGAGAAgcagcatattttttcacaaataTACTCTCTGCCGAGTCATTTATCTCAAACATTGATGCAAAGGCCCTCTCAATGGAAGAAATTGAGTTTGAAAAAAACATGGAATCTGCTCGAGCACTCCTATCTGGGCTCTCTAGTGATGTTGAAGCTATTTCTAACAAAAATAACTTGGATGAAGGGGTAGGCCATTATTCAGAACTTGTAGAAACCAGTTCTCAAGCTTCTGTTGAATCTCAAGTTAGACCTAAACCCACTGAAGGGAAGCCTAGAACTGAGGCACCACATGCCAAAGATCAATCAACAGTAATGGAAGTTCCATCCCTCTCAGATTTGGAAAATAAGGGAGCGACTATTCTTTTAAACGATCAGACAGGAGGAAGGCAAGCATTGCGAGATTATCCATATTTGTTTTCCCAAGTTGGGGATCTTACATTTAAAGATGTAGAAGAGCTTCTTAGTCAATATAAAcaacttgttttcaagtatGTTTCCCTTTCTAGAGGGCTGGGTCTTACAACTGAGTTATCATCCTATTCAAATTCTGAAATGTATTCCCAACATCATCACGAGTCTTTCAAAGAACCTGAAGATGTTAGAGATATGACATCAAATGATGAGTCCGCTGGAGAGGGACATAGGTTAATTGATGGTCCAGATGGAACATCGCTGTTTGGAGAAGAAAATGTTGGATCGGGGTTAGACAAGGTAGTACTACCTCAACATGAAGGAAACAACGAAATGTCTCAATCCTAG